From Alphaproteobacteria bacterium, a single genomic window includes:
- a CDS encoding MoaD/ThiS family protein codes for MATVHLSATLCRAYCGDVRSVEVRASTIGQLIRELDARFPGLGKQVDESMAVAINGEIFQDSLIDPIPPDADVHLIPKIAGG; via the coding sequence ATGGCCACAGTGCATCTGAGCGCCACGCTCTGCCGCGCCTATTGCGGCGACGTCCGGTCGGTGGAGGTGCGAGCCTCCACCATCGGGCAGTTGATCCGGGAACTGGACGCGCGCTTTCCCGGCCTCGGCAAGCAGGTCGACGAAAGCATGGCGGTGGCGATCAATGGCGAGATCTTTCAGGACTCCCTCATCGACCCGATTCCGCCGGATGCGGACGTCCACCTGATCCCGAAAATCGCCGGCGGCTGA